From Anopheles darlingi chromosome 2, idAnoDarlMG_H_01, whole genome shotgun sequence, the proteins below share one genomic window:
- the LOC125950342 gene encoding dynamin isoform X6: MESLIPIVNKLQDAFTQMGVHMQLDLPQIAVVGGQSAGKSSVLENFVGRDFLPRGSGIVTRRPLILQLINGTVEFGEFLHQKGKKYTNFDEIRGEIEAETDRVTGSNKGISNIPINLRVYSPHVLNLTLIDLPGLTKVPIGDQPADIENQIKGMIFQFIRKETCLILAVTPANTDLANSDALKLAKEVDAQGVRTIGVITKLDLMDEGTDARDILENKLLPLRRGYIGVVNRSQKDIEGRKDIHAALAAERKFFLSHQSYRHMADRLGTPYLQKVLNQQLTNHIRDTLPALRDRLQKQLLTLEKDVEQFKHFRPDDPSIKTKAMLQMIQQLQSDFERTIEGSGSALVNTNELSGGARINRIFHERLRFEIVKMSCDEKELRREISFAIRNIHGIRVGLFTPDMAFEAIVKKQIAQLKEPILKCVDLTVQELSNVVRICTDKMARYPRLRDETERIITTHIRQCEQKSKEQMMLLIDYELAYMNTNHEDFIGFANAQNKTENAVKTGTRNLGSQVIRKGHMCIQNLGIMKGGSRPYWFVLTSESISWFKDEDEKEKKFMLPLDGLKLRDIEQGFMSRRHTFALFNPDGRNVYKDYKQLELSCESTDDVDSWKASFLRAGVYPEKDAPANGDETEGSEKALSQSQSVVENPNNSSGDESSEVGQSAGSLDPQLERQVETIRNLVESYMRIVTKTTRDMVPKAIMMLIINNTKDFINGELLAHLYATGDQASMMEESADEAQKREEMLRMYHACKEALRIIGDVSMATFTTPVPPPVKNDWLSSGLDNPRLSPPSPGGPRKAAPQQQGSLGSMGGAPAGRGPPPAPASARPAPAIPNRPGGGAAPPLPGGRPSGQALPAPLIPSRPVQNAPPRLPDRPYNAMSRP, encoded by the exons ATGGAGTCGCTAATTCCGATTGTGAACAAGCTGCAGGATGCGTTCACCCAGATGGGTGTGCATATGCAGCTGGACCTGCCACAGATTGCCGTGGTCGGTGGCCAATCCGCAGGAAAGTCGTCTGTGCTGGAAAACTTCGTCGGAAG AGACTTCCTGCCTCGTGGCTCCGGTATCGTTACTCGTAGACCTTTGATTCTGCAGCTTATCAATGGAACTGTCG AATTCGGTGAGTTCCTGCATcagaagggaaaaaagtaTACAAACTTTGATGAAATTCGGGGCGAAATTGAGGCTGAAACGGATCGCGTTACCGGCAGCAACAAGGGCATCTCGAACATACCTATTAACCTACGGGTGTACTCACCTCATG TACTCAATCTGACGCTTATCGATTTGCCCGGTCTGACGAAGGTGCCGATCGGTGATCAGCCGGCCGACATTGAGAATCAAATTAAGGGCATGATTTTCCAGTTCATCCGCAAGGAAACATGCCTGATTCTGGCCGTCACCCCGGCCAACACCGATTTGGCGAACAGCGATGCCCTAAAACTGGCCAAAGAGGTCGATGCACAGGGTGTGAGAACGATCGGTGTTATCACTAAGCTCGATCTCATGGATGAGGGTACAGATGCGAGGGACATCCTCGAGAACAAGCTGCTACCATTGCGCCGTGGTTACATTGGCGTCGTAAATCGCTCGCAGAAGGATATCGAAGGACGCAAGGACATTCACGCTGCGCTTGCCGCTGAGCGCAAGTTTTTCCTTAGCCACCAGAGTTATCGGCACATGGCCGACCGACTGGGTACACCTTATCTGCAGAAGGTGCTCAATCAGCAGCTGACTAATCATATCCGCGATACGCTGCCGGCTCTGCGCGATCGTCTACAGAAGCAGTTGCTCACACTCGAGAAGGATGTTGAACAGTTCAAGCACTTCCGACCGGACGATCCGAGCATCAAAACAAAGGCTATGTTGCA AATGATCCAACAGCTGCAGTCCGACTTCGAGCGCACAATTGAAGGTTCCGGTTCGGCGCTGGTTAATACCAACGAGCTGTCCGGTGGTGCTAGGATCAATCGAATTTTCCACGAACGATTGCGCTTCGAAATTGTCAAGATGTCATGTGACGAGAAGGAGCTGCGCCGTGAGATTTCGTTCGCCATTCGTAACATCCACGGTATTCGCGTCGGTCTCTTCACACCGGACATGGCGTTCGAGGCAATCGTCAAGAAGCAGATTGCACAGCTGAAGGAACCCATCCTTAAGTGTGTCGATCTGACAGTGCAGGAGTTGTCTAACGTGGTTAGAATATGCACAGATAAG ATGGCACGCTATCCACGCTTGCGCGATGAAACGGAACGTATCATCACGACGCACATCCGGCAGTGCGAACAGAAATCGAAGGAgcagatgatgttgctgatcgACTACGAGTTGGCCTATATGAACACCAACCACGAGGATTTCATTGGCTTCGCAAA TGctcaaaacaaaactgaaaATGCGGTCAAGACGGGTACGCGCAACCTAGGATCACAGGTGATCCGTAAGGGTCATATGTGCATTCAAAATCTGGGTATCATGAAGGGTGGTTCCCGACCCTACTGGTTTGTGCTAACGTCCGAGAGCATTTCCTGGTTCaaggatgaagatgagaaggagaagaaatttATGCTGCCGCTGGACGGCCTGAAGCTACGAGACATCGAGCAAGGCTTTATGTCGCGGCGCCATACCTTCGCGCTATTCAATCCCGATGGCCGGAATGTGTACAAG GACTACAAACAACTGGAACTGTCCTGCGAAAGTACCGACGATGTAGACTCGTGGAAAGCATCTTTCTTGCGAGCCGGTGTCTATCCCGAGAAAGATGCTCCTGCCAATGGCGACGAG ACTGAAGGATCGGAG aAAGCTCTATCACAATCTCAATCTGTGGTAGAAAATCCAAATAACTCAAGTGGTGAT GAAAGCAGCGAGGTCGGCCAGAGTGCCGGTTCGTTGGATCCTCAGCTGGAGCGACAAGTCGAGACGATCCGCAATCTGGTGGAGTCTTACATGCGCATTGTCACCAAAACTACGCGCGACATGGTCCCGAAGGCCATCATGATGCTTATCATCAACAATACCAAGGATTTCATCAACGGCGAGCTGTTAGCCCATCTATATGCTACCGGTGATCAG GCTTCGATGATGGAGGAAAGCGCTGATGAAGCACAAAAACGCGAAGAGATGCTGCGAATGTATCACGCCTGTAAGGAAGCACTGCGCATCATTG GTGATGTGTCAATGGCTACCTTTACGACACCTGTTCCGCCGCCGGTGAAAAACGATTGGCTGTCGAGTGGTCTCGACAACCCGCGACTATCCCCACCAAGCCCTGGTGGTCCCCGTAAAGCTGCTCCGCAGCAACAG GGATCGCTTGGTTCCATGGGAGGTGCTCCTGCTGGTCGTGGtccgccaccggcaccggccagtGCACGGCCTGCTCCGGCAATACCGAATCGTCCTGGTGGTGGAGCTGCCCCACCGTTGCCGGGTGGCCGACCAAGTGGCCAAGCCCTACCGGCGCCTCTGATTCCATC CCGTCCGGTTCAAAATGCACCGCCACGTTTGCCCGATCGTCCTTACAATGCGATGAGTAGACCATGA
- the LOC125950342 gene encoding dynamin isoform X1, whose amino-acid sequence MESLIPIVNKLQDAFTQMGVHMQLDLPQIAVVGGQSAGKSSVLENFVGRDFLPRGSGIVTRRPLILQLINGTVEFGEFLHQKGKKYTNFDEIRGEIEAETDRVTGSNKGISNIPINLRVYSPHVLNLTLIDLPGLTKVPIGDQPADIENQIKGMIFQFIRKETCLILAVTPANTDLANSDALKLAKEVDAQGVRTIGVITKLDLMDEGTDARDILENKLLPLRRGYIGVVNRSQKDIEGRKDIHAALAAERKFFLSHQSYRHMADRLGTPYLQKVLNQQLTNHIRDTLPALRDRLQKQLLTLEKDVEQFKHFRPDDPSIKTKAMLQMIQQLQSDFERTIEGSGSALVNTNELSGGARINRIFHERLRFEIVKMSCDEKELRREISFAIRNIHGIRVGLFTPDMAFEAIVKKQIAQLKEPILKCVDLTVQELSNVVRICTDKMARYPRLRDETERIITTHIRQCEQKSKEQMMLLIDYELAYMNTNHEDFIGFANAQNKTENAVKTGTRNLGSQVIRKGHMCIQNLGIMKGGSRPYWFVLTSESISWFKDEDEKEKKFMLPLDGLKLRDIEQGFMSRRHTFALFNPDGRNVYKDYKQLELSCESTDDVDSWKASFLRAGVYPEKDAPANGDETEGSEKALSQSQSVVENPNNSSGDESSEVGQSAGSLDPQLERQVETIRNLVESYMRIVTKTTRDMVPKAIMMLIINNTKDFINGELLAHLYATGDQASMMEESADEAQKREEMLRMYHACKEALRIIGDVSMATFTTPVPPPVKNDWLSSGLDNPRLSPPSPGGPRKAAPQQQGSLGSMGGAPAGRGPPPAPASARPAPAIPNRPGGGAAPPLPGGRPSGQALPAPLIPSRPGGAGAGMAQMIPASTRQQINQQVGQAVTNAAMNELSNVFASKFNRPVQNAPPRLPDRPYNAMSRP is encoded by the exons ATGGAGTCGCTAATTCCGATTGTGAACAAGCTGCAGGATGCGTTCACCCAGATGGGTGTGCATATGCAGCTGGACCTGCCACAGATTGCCGTGGTCGGTGGCCAATCCGCAGGAAAGTCGTCTGTGCTGGAAAACTTCGTCGGAAG AGACTTCCTGCCTCGTGGCTCCGGTATCGTTACTCGTAGACCTTTGATTCTGCAGCTTATCAATGGAACTGTCG AATTCGGTGAGTTCCTGCATcagaagggaaaaaagtaTACAAACTTTGATGAAATTCGGGGCGAAATTGAGGCTGAAACGGATCGCGTTACCGGCAGCAACAAGGGCATCTCGAACATACCTATTAACCTACGGGTGTACTCACCTCATG TACTCAATCTGACGCTTATCGATTTGCCCGGTCTGACGAAGGTGCCGATCGGTGATCAGCCGGCCGACATTGAGAATCAAATTAAGGGCATGATTTTCCAGTTCATCCGCAAGGAAACATGCCTGATTCTGGCCGTCACCCCGGCCAACACCGATTTGGCGAACAGCGATGCCCTAAAACTGGCCAAAGAGGTCGATGCACAGGGTGTGAGAACGATCGGTGTTATCACTAAGCTCGATCTCATGGATGAGGGTACAGATGCGAGGGACATCCTCGAGAACAAGCTGCTACCATTGCGCCGTGGTTACATTGGCGTCGTAAATCGCTCGCAGAAGGATATCGAAGGACGCAAGGACATTCACGCTGCGCTTGCCGCTGAGCGCAAGTTTTTCCTTAGCCACCAGAGTTATCGGCACATGGCCGACCGACTGGGTACACCTTATCTGCAGAAGGTGCTCAATCAGCAGCTGACTAATCATATCCGCGATACGCTGCCGGCTCTGCGCGATCGTCTACAGAAGCAGTTGCTCACACTCGAGAAGGATGTTGAACAGTTCAAGCACTTCCGACCGGACGATCCGAGCATCAAAACAAAGGCTATGTTGCA AATGATCCAACAGCTGCAGTCCGACTTCGAGCGCACAATTGAAGGTTCCGGTTCGGCGCTGGTTAATACCAACGAGCTGTCCGGTGGTGCTAGGATCAATCGAATTTTCCACGAACGATTGCGCTTCGAAATTGTCAAGATGTCATGTGACGAGAAGGAGCTGCGCCGTGAGATTTCGTTCGCCATTCGTAACATCCACGGTATTCGCGTCGGTCTCTTCACACCGGACATGGCGTTCGAGGCAATCGTCAAGAAGCAGATTGCACAGCTGAAGGAACCCATCCTTAAGTGTGTCGATCTGACAGTGCAGGAGTTGTCTAACGTGGTTAGAATATGCACAGATAAG ATGGCACGCTATCCACGCTTGCGCGATGAAACGGAACGTATCATCACGACGCACATCCGGCAGTGCGAACAGAAATCGAAGGAgcagatgatgttgctgatcgACTACGAGTTGGCCTATATGAACACCAACCACGAGGATTTCATTGGCTTCGCAAA TGctcaaaacaaaactgaaaATGCGGTCAAGACGGGTACGCGCAACCTAGGATCACAGGTGATCCGTAAGGGTCATATGTGCATTCAAAATCTGGGTATCATGAAGGGTGGTTCCCGACCCTACTGGTTTGTGCTAACGTCCGAGAGCATTTCCTGGTTCaaggatgaagatgagaaggagaagaaatttATGCTGCCGCTGGACGGCCTGAAGCTACGAGACATCGAGCAAGGCTTTATGTCGCGGCGCCATACCTTCGCGCTATTCAATCCCGATGGCCGGAATGTGTACAAG GACTACAAACAACTGGAACTGTCCTGCGAAAGTACCGACGATGTAGACTCGTGGAAAGCATCTTTCTTGCGAGCCGGTGTCTATCCCGAGAAAGATGCTCCTGCCAATGGCGACGAG ACTGAAGGATCGGAG aAAGCTCTATCACAATCTCAATCTGTGGTAGAAAATCCAAATAACTCAAGTGGTGAT GAAAGCAGCGAGGTCGGCCAGAGTGCCGGTTCGTTGGATCCTCAGCTGGAGCGACAAGTCGAGACGATCCGCAATCTGGTGGAGTCTTACATGCGCATTGTCACCAAAACTACGCGCGACATGGTCCCGAAGGCCATCATGATGCTTATCATCAACAATACCAAGGATTTCATCAACGGCGAGCTGTTAGCCCATCTATATGCTACCGGTGATCAG GCTTCGATGATGGAGGAAAGCGCTGATGAAGCACAAAAACGCGAAGAGATGCTGCGAATGTATCACGCCTGTAAGGAAGCACTGCGCATCATTG GTGATGTGTCAATGGCTACCTTTACGACACCTGTTCCGCCGCCGGTGAAAAACGATTGGCTGTCGAGTGGTCTCGACAACCCGCGACTATCCCCACCAAGCCCTGGTGGTCCCCGTAAAGCTGCTCCGCAGCAACAG GGATCGCTTGGTTCCATGGGAGGTGCTCCTGCTGGTCGTGGtccgccaccggcaccggccagtGCACGGCCTGCTCCGGCAATACCGAATCGTCCTGGTGGTGGAGCTGCCCCACCGTTGCCGGGTGGCCGACCAAGTGGCCAAGCCCTACCGGCGCCTCTGATTCCATC ACGTCCTGGAGGTGCCGGCGCAGGTATGGCGCAGATGATTCCGGCCAGCACGAGACAGCAAATCAACCAGCAGGTTGGCCAGGCCGTGACCAACGCCGCCATGAACGAGCTGTCGAACGTGTTCGCTTCGAAGTTCAA CCGTCCGGTTCAAAATGCACCGCCACGTTTGCCCGATCGTCCTTACAATGCGATGAGTAGACCATGA
- the LOC125950342 gene encoding dynamin isoform X4 — MESLIPIVNKLQDAFTQMGVHMQLDLPQIAVVGGQSAGKSSVLENFVGRDFLPRGSGIVTRRPLILQLINGTVEFGEFLHQKGKKYTNFDEIRGEIEAETDRVTGSNKGISNIPINLRVYSPHVLNLTLIDLPGLTKVPIGDQPADIENQIKGMIFQFIRKETCLILAVTPANTDLANSDALKLAKEVDAQGVRTIGVITKLDLMDEGTDARDILENKLLPLRRGYIGVVNRSQKDIEGRKDIHAALAAERKFFLSHQSYRHMADRLGTPYLQKVLNQQLTNHIRDTLPALRDRLQKQLLTLEKDVEQFKHFRPDDPSIKTKAMLQMIQQLQSDFERTIEGSGSALVNTNELSGGARINRIFHERLRFEIVKMSCDEKELRREISFAIRNIHGIRVGLFTPDMAFEAIVKKQIAQLKEPILKCVDLTVQELSNVVRICTDKMARYPRLRDETERIITTHIRQCEQKSKEQMMLLIDYELAYMNTNHEDFIGFANAQNKTENAVKTGTRNLGSQVIRKGHMCIQNLGIMKGGSRPYWFVLTSESISWFKDEDEKEKKFMLPLDGLKLRDIEQGFMSRRHTFALFNPDGRNVYKDYKQLELSCESTDDVDSWKASFLRAGVYPEKDAPANGDETEGSEESSEVGQSAGSLDPQLERQVETIRNLVESYMRIVTKTTRDMVPKAIMMLIINNTKDFINGELLAHLYATGDQASMMEESADEAQKREEMLRMYHACKEALRIIGDVSMATFTTPVPPPVKNDWLSSGLDNPRLSPPSPGGPRKAAPQQQGSLGSMGGAPAGRGPPPAPASARPAPAIPNRPGGGAAPPLPGGRPSGQALPAPLIPSRPGGAGAGMAQMIPASTRQQINQQVGQAVTNAAMNELSNVFASKFNRPVQNAPPRLPDRPYNAMSRP, encoded by the exons ATGGAGTCGCTAATTCCGATTGTGAACAAGCTGCAGGATGCGTTCACCCAGATGGGTGTGCATATGCAGCTGGACCTGCCACAGATTGCCGTGGTCGGTGGCCAATCCGCAGGAAAGTCGTCTGTGCTGGAAAACTTCGTCGGAAG AGACTTCCTGCCTCGTGGCTCCGGTATCGTTACTCGTAGACCTTTGATTCTGCAGCTTATCAATGGAACTGTCG AATTCGGTGAGTTCCTGCATcagaagggaaaaaagtaTACAAACTTTGATGAAATTCGGGGCGAAATTGAGGCTGAAACGGATCGCGTTACCGGCAGCAACAAGGGCATCTCGAACATACCTATTAACCTACGGGTGTACTCACCTCATG TACTCAATCTGACGCTTATCGATTTGCCCGGTCTGACGAAGGTGCCGATCGGTGATCAGCCGGCCGACATTGAGAATCAAATTAAGGGCATGATTTTCCAGTTCATCCGCAAGGAAACATGCCTGATTCTGGCCGTCACCCCGGCCAACACCGATTTGGCGAACAGCGATGCCCTAAAACTGGCCAAAGAGGTCGATGCACAGGGTGTGAGAACGATCGGTGTTATCACTAAGCTCGATCTCATGGATGAGGGTACAGATGCGAGGGACATCCTCGAGAACAAGCTGCTACCATTGCGCCGTGGTTACATTGGCGTCGTAAATCGCTCGCAGAAGGATATCGAAGGACGCAAGGACATTCACGCTGCGCTTGCCGCTGAGCGCAAGTTTTTCCTTAGCCACCAGAGTTATCGGCACATGGCCGACCGACTGGGTACACCTTATCTGCAGAAGGTGCTCAATCAGCAGCTGACTAATCATATCCGCGATACGCTGCCGGCTCTGCGCGATCGTCTACAGAAGCAGTTGCTCACACTCGAGAAGGATGTTGAACAGTTCAAGCACTTCCGACCGGACGATCCGAGCATCAAAACAAAGGCTATGTTGCA AATGATCCAACAGCTGCAGTCCGACTTCGAGCGCACAATTGAAGGTTCCGGTTCGGCGCTGGTTAATACCAACGAGCTGTCCGGTGGTGCTAGGATCAATCGAATTTTCCACGAACGATTGCGCTTCGAAATTGTCAAGATGTCATGTGACGAGAAGGAGCTGCGCCGTGAGATTTCGTTCGCCATTCGTAACATCCACGGTATTCGCGTCGGTCTCTTCACACCGGACATGGCGTTCGAGGCAATCGTCAAGAAGCAGATTGCACAGCTGAAGGAACCCATCCTTAAGTGTGTCGATCTGACAGTGCAGGAGTTGTCTAACGTGGTTAGAATATGCACAGATAAG ATGGCACGCTATCCACGCTTGCGCGATGAAACGGAACGTATCATCACGACGCACATCCGGCAGTGCGAACAGAAATCGAAGGAgcagatgatgttgctgatcgACTACGAGTTGGCCTATATGAACACCAACCACGAGGATTTCATTGGCTTCGCAAA TGctcaaaacaaaactgaaaATGCGGTCAAGACGGGTACGCGCAACCTAGGATCACAGGTGATCCGTAAGGGTCATATGTGCATTCAAAATCTGGGTATCATGAAGGGTGGTTCCCGACCCTACTGGTTTGTGCTAACGTCCGAGAGCATTTCCTGGTTCaaggatgaagatgagaaggagaagaaatttATGCTGCCGCTGGACGGCCTGAAGCTACGAGACATCGAGCAAGGCTTTATGTCGCGGCGCCATACCTTCGCGCTATTCAATCCCGATGGCCGGAATGTGTACAAG GACTACAAACAACTGGAACTGTCCTGCGAAAGTACCGACGATGTAGACTCGTGGAAAGCATCTTTCTTGCGAGCCGGTGTCTATCCCGAGAAAGATGCTCCTGCCAATGGCGACGAG ACTGAAGGATCGGAG GAAAGCAGCGAGGTCGGCCAGAGTGCCGGTTCGTTGGATCCTCAGCTGGAGCGACAAGTCGAGACGATCCGCAATCTGGTGGAGTCTTACATGCGCATTGTCACCAAAACTACGCGCGACATGGTCCCGAAGGCCATCATGATGCTTATCATCAACAATACCAAGGATTTCATCAACGGCGAGCTGTTAGCCCATCTATATGCTACCGGTGATCAG GCTTCGATGATGGAGGAAAGCGCTGATGAAGCACAAAAACGCGAAGAGATGCTGCGAATGTATCACGCCTGTAAGGAAGCACTGCGCATCATTG GTGATGTGTCAATGGCTACCTTTACGACACCTGTTCCGCCGCCGGTGAAAAACGATTGGCTGTCGAGTGGTCTCGACAACCCGCGACTATCCCCACCAAGCCCTGGTGGTCCCCGTAAAGCTGCTCCGCAGCAACAG GGATCGCTTGGTTCCATGGGAGGTGCTCCTGCTGGTCGTGGtccgccaccggcaccggccagtGCACGGCCTGCTCCGGCAATACCGAATCGTCCTGGTGGTGGAGCTGCCCCACCGTTGCCGGGTGGCCGACCAAGTGGCCAAGCCCTACCGGCGCCTCTGATTCCATC ACGTCCTGGAGGTGCCGGCGCAGGTATGGCGCAGATGATTCCGGCCAGCACGAGACAGCAAATCAACCAGCAGGTTGGCCAGGCCGTGACCAACGCCGCCATGAACGAGCTGTCGAACGTGTTCGCTTCGAAGTTCAA CCGTCCGGTTCAAAATGCACCGCCACGTTTGCCCGATCGTCCTTACAATGCGATGAGTAGACCATGA
- the LOC125950342 gene encoding dynamin isoform X3, which translates to MESLIPIVNKLQDAFTQMGVHMQLDLPQIAVVGGQSAGKSSVLENFVGRDFLPRGSGIVTRRPLILQLINGTVEFGEFLHQKGKKYTNFDEIRGEIEAETDRVTGSNKGISNIPINLRVYSPHVLNLTLIDLPGLTKVPIGDQPADIENQIKGMIFQFIRKETCLILAVTPANTDLANSDALKLAKEVDAQGVRTIGVITKLDLMDEGTDARDILENKLLPLRRGYIGVVNRSQKDIEGRKDIHAALAAERKFFLSHQSYRHMADRLGTPYLQKVLNQQLTNHIRDTLPALRDRLQKQLLTLEKDVEQFKHFRPDDPSIKTKAMLQMIQQLQSDFERTIEGSGSALVNTNELSGGARINRIFHERLRFEIVKMSCDEKELRREISFAIRNIHGIRVGLFTPDMAFEAIVKKQIAQLKEPILKCVDLTVQELSNVVRICTDKMARYPRLRDETERIITTHIRQCEQKSKEQMMLLIDYELAYMNTNHEDFIGFANAQNKTENAVKTGTRNLGSQVIRKGHMCIQNLGIMKGGSRPYWFVLTSESISWFKDEDEKEKKFMLPLDGLKLRDIEQGFMSRRHTFALFNPDGRNVYKDYKQLELSCESTDDVDSWKASFLRAGVYPEKDAPANGDETEGSEDGSQESSEVGQSAGSLDPQLERQVETIRNLVESYMRIVTKTTRDMVPKAIMMLIINNTKDFINGELLAHLYATGDQASMMEESADEAQKREEMLRMYHACKEALRIIGDVSMATFTTPVPPPVKNDWLSSGLDNPRLSPPSPGGPRKAAPQQQGSLGSMGGAPAGRGPPPAPASARPAPAIPNRPGGGAAPPLPGGRPSGQALPAPLIPSRPGGAGAGMAQMIPASTRQQINQQVGQAVTNAAMNELSNVFASKFNRPVQNAPPRLPDRPYNAMSRP; encoded by the exons ATGGAGTCGCTAATTCCGATTGTGAACAAGCTGCAGGATGCGTTCACCCAGATGGGTGTGCATATGCAGCTGGACCTGCCACAGATTGCCGTGGTCGGTGGCCAATCCGCAGGAAAGTCGTCTGTGCTGGAAAACTTCGTCGGAAG AGACTTCCTGCCTCGTGGCTCCGGTATCGTTACTCGTAGACCTTTGATTCTGCAGCTTATCAATGGAACTGTCG AATTCGGTGAGTTCCTGCATcagaagggaaaaaagtaTACAAACTTTGATGAAATTCGGGGCGAAATTGAGGCTGAAACGGATCGCGTTACCGGCAGCAACAAGGGCATCTCGAACATACCTATTAACCTACGGGTGTACTCACCTCATG TACTCAATCTGACGCTTATCGATTTGCCCGGTCTGACGAAGGTGCCGATCGGTGATCAGCCGGCCGACATTGAGAATCAAATTAAGGGCATGATTTTCCAGTTCATCCGCAAGGAAACATGCCTGATTCTGGCCGTCACCCCGGCCAACACCGATTTGGCGAACAGCGATGCCCTAAAACTGGCCAAAGAGGTCGATGCACAGGGTGTGAGAACGATCGGTGTTATCACTAAGCTCGATCTCATGGATGAGGGTACAGATGCGAGGGACATCCTCGAGAACAAGCTGCTACCATTGCGCCGTGGTTACATTGGCGTCGTAAATCGCTCGCAGAAGGATATCGAAGGACGCAAGGACATTCACGCTGCGCTTGCCGCTGAGCGCAAGTTTTTCCTTAGCCACCAGAGTTATCGGCACATGGCCGACCGACTGGGTACACCTTATCTGCAGAAGGTGCTCAATCAGCAGCTGACTAATCATATCCGCGATACGCTGCCGGCTCTGCGCGATCGTCTACAGAAGCAGTTGCTCACACTCGAGAAGGATGTTGAACAGTTCAAGCACTTCCGACCGGACGATCCGAGCATCAAAACAAAGGCTATGTTGCA AATGATCCAACAGCTGCAGTCCGACTTCGAGCGCACAATTGAAGGTTCCGGTTCGGCGCTGGTTAATACCAACGAGCTGTCCGGTGGTGCTAGGATCAATCGAATTTTCCACGAACGATTGCGCTTCGAAATTGTCAAGATGTCATGTGACGAGAAGGAGCTGCGCCGTGAGATTTCGTTCGCCATTCGTAACATCCACGGTATTCGCGTCGGTCTCTTCACACCGGACATGGCGTTCGAGGCAATCGTCAAGAAGCAGATTGCACAGCTGAAGGAACCCATCCTTAAGTGTGTCGATCTGACAGTGCAGGAGTTGTCTAACGTGGTTAGAATATGCACAGATAAG ATGGCACGCTATCCACGCTTGCGCGATGAAACGGAACGTATCATCACGACGCACATCCGGCAGTGCGAACAGAAATCGAAGGAgcagatgatgttgctgatcgACTACGAGTTGGCCTATATGAACACCAACCACGAGGATTTCATTGGCTTCGCAAA TGctcaaaacaaaactgaaaATGCGGTCAAGACGGGTACGCGCAACCTAGGATCACAGGTGATCCGTAAGGGTCATATGTGCATTCAAAATCTGGGTATCATGAAGGGTGGTTCCCGACCCTACTGGTTTGTGCTAACGTCCGAGAGCATTTCCTGGTTCaaggatgaagatgagaaggagaagaaatttATGCTGCCGCTGGACGGCCTGAAGCTACGAGACATCGAGCAAGGCTTTATGTCGCGGCGCCATACCTTCGCGCTATTCAATCCCGATGGCCGGAATGTGTACAAG GACTACAAACAACTGGAACTGTCCTGCGAAAGTACCGACGATGTAGACTCGTGGAAAGCATCTTTCTTGCGAGCCGGTGTCTATCCCGAGAAAGATGCTCCTGCCAATGGCGACGAG ACTGAAGGATCGGA GGACGGTTCACAGGAAAGCAGCGAGGTCGGCCAGAGTGCCGGTTCGTTGGATCCTCAGCTGGAGCGACAAGTCGAGACGATCCGCAATCTGGTGGAGTCTTACATGCGCATTGTCACCAAAACTACGCGCGACATGGTCCCGAAGGCCATCATGATGCTTATCATCAACAATACCAAGGATTTCATCAACGGCGAGCTGTTAGCCCATCTATATGCTACCGGTGATCAG GCTTCGATGATGGAGGAAAGCGCTGATGAAGCACAAAAACGCGAAGAGATGCTGCGAATGTATCACGCCTGTAAGGAAGCACTGCGCATCATTG GTGATGTGTCAATGGCTACCTTTACGACACCTGTTCCGCCGCCGGTGAAAAACGATTGGCTGTCGAGTGGTCTCGACAACCCGCGACTATCCCCACCAAGCCCTGGTGGTCCCCGTAAAGCTGCTCCGCAGCAACAG GGATCGCTTGGTTCCATGGGAGGTGCTCCTGCTGGTCGTGGtccgccaccggcaccggccagtGCACGGCCTGCTCCGGCAATACCGAATCGTCCTGGTGGTGGAGCTGCCCCACCGTTGCCGGGTGGCCGACCAAGTGGCCAAGCCCTACCGGCGCCTCTGATTCCATC ACGTCCTGGAGGTGCCGGCGCAGGTATGGCGCAGATGATTCCGGCCAGCACGAGACAGCAAATCAACCAGCAGGTTGGCCAGGCCGTGACCAACGCCGCCATGAACGAGCTGTCGAACGTGTTCGCTTCGAAGTTCAA CCGTCCGGTTCAAAATGCACCGCCACGTTTGCCCGATCGTCCTTACAATGCGATGAGTAGACCATGA